In the Enterococcus saigonensis genome, one interval contains:
- a CDS encoding YlaN family protein, with translation MDSISHEFALELLMQDADRIKKLIRNQKNSLCISQCKAFEEVVDTQMYGLSRQVTFAVRLGIIKNDEGHQLLSDLERELNRLYSEVYEDQKTNKEA, from the coding sequence ATGGATTCAATTTCTCATGAATTTGCTTTGGAATTATTGATGCAAGATGCCGACCGCATTAAAAAATTAATTCGCAATCAAAAAAATAGTTTATGTATTTCTCAATGTAAGGCTTTTGAGGAAGTTGTTGATACACAAATGTACGGCTTGTCTCGTCAGGTAACCTTTGCAGTGCGTCTAGGCATCATAAAAAATGATGAAGGACATCAATTGTTAAGCGATTTGGAAAGAGAATTAAACCGCTTATATTCTGAGGTTTATGAAGATCAAAAGACGAACAAGGAGGCGTAA
- the typA gene encoding translational GTPase TypA: MKLRNDIRNVAIIAHVDHGKTTLVDELLKQSDTLDSHTHLEERAMDSNALEKERGITILAKNTAVEYQGTKINIMDTPGHADFGGEVERIMKMVDGVVLVVDAYEGTMPQTRFVLKKALEQHLTPIVVVNKIDKDSARPAEVVDEVLELFIELGADEDQLEFPVIYASAVNGTSSLSDDPSQQEHTMSPIFDTIIEHIPAPIDNSDEPLQFQVSLLDYNDYVGRIGIGRVFRGKIAVGDQVSLIKLDGTIKNFRVTKLFGFFGLKRLEIKEAKAGDLIAVSGMEDIFVGETVTPVEHQDALPILHIDEPTLQMTFLVNNSPFAGREGKWVTARKIEERLMSQLQTDVSLRVDPIAPDAWTVSGRGELHLSILIENMRREGYELQVSRPEVIERIVDGVKCEPFERVQIDTPEEYMGSVIEALGQRKAEMQDMIHVGNGQIRLVFLAPARGLIGFTTEFLSMTRGYGIMNHTFDQYLPMIQGTIGGRHHGALVSMENGKATTYSIMSVEERGTVFVEPGTEVYEGMIVGENSRDNDLAVNIVKAKQMTNVRSATKDQTSVIKKPRILTLEESLEFLNDDEYCEVTPESIRLRKQILNKNEREKAAKKKKTADK, from the coding sequence TTGAAATTAAGAAATGATATTCGCAATGTGGCCATTATCGCCCACGTTGACCATGGTAAAACGACCCTCGTAGATGAATTATTAAAACAATCCGATACCCTAGACAGCCACACACACTTAGAAGAGCGCGCCATGGACTCCAATGCCTTGGAAAAAGAACGTGGTATTACGATTTTGGCAAAGAATACTGCCGTCGAATATCAAGGTACTAAAATTAACATTATGGACACACCGGGACACGCGGACTTCGGTGGTGAAGTAGAGCGAATCATGAAAATGGTTGACGGTGTTGTTTTAGTTGTTGATGCATACGAAGGTACCATGCCCCAAACACGTTTTGTGTTGAAAAAAGCTTTAGAGCAACACTTGACACCAATTGTAGTTGTGAACAAAATTGATAAAGATTCTGCTCGTCCGGCAGAGGTTGTTGATGAAGTCTTAGAATTATTTATTGAATTAGGTGCGGATGAAGACCAATTAGAGTTTCCAGTAATCTATGCTTCTGCTGTAAATGGAACTTCTAGTTTATCTGATGATCCGAGCCAGCAAGAACATACAATGTCACCAATTTTTGACACCATTATTGAACACATTCCAGCTCCAATTGATAACAGTGATGAACCATTACAGTTCCAAGTATCGTTACTTGATTATAACGACTACGTTGGTCGTATCGGAATCGGTCGTGTCTTCCGCGGTAAAATTGCTGTAGGTGACCAAGTATCTTTAATTAAATTAGATGGTACAATTAAAAACTTCCGTGTTACCAAATTATTTGGTTTCTTCGGTTTAAAACGGTTGGAAATTAAAGAAGCAAAAGCTGGCGATTTAATTGCAGTTTCTGGTATGGAAGATATCTTCGTTGGTGAAACAGTAACACCTGTTGAACACCAAGATGCGCTACCAATCTTGCATATTGATGAACCAACTTTACAAATGACTTTCTTAGTGAATAATTCACCATTTGCTGGTCGCGAAGGAAAATGGGTAACAGCTCGTAAAATTGAAGAGCGTTTAATGTCTCAATTACAAACGGACGTTTCTTTACGGGTAGATCCAATTGCACCAGATGCTTGGACTGTTTCTGGTCGTGGGGAATTGCATTTGTCTATTTTGATAGAAAATATGCGTCGTGAAGGTTATGAGTTGCAAGTATCTCGTCCGGAAGTTATTGAACGAATTGTTGATGGAGTAAAATGTGAACCGTTTGAACGCGTACAAATTGATACGCCAGAAGAATACATGGGTTCTGTGATTGAAGCATTGGGTCAACGAAAAGCAGAAATGCAAGACATGATTCATGTCGGTAATGGTCAAATTCGTTTAGTCTTTTTAGCTCCAGCACGTGGATTGATTGGTTTTACAACGGAATTCTTGTCCATGACTCGCGGATATGGGATTATGAACCATACGTTTGATCAATATTTGCCAATGATTCAAGGGACAATCGGTGGTCGTCATCACGGTGCATTAGTTTCAATGGAAAATGGGAAAGCTACAACTTACTCTATTATGTCAGTTGAAGAACGCGGGACTGTTTTTGTTGAACCTGGTACGGAAGTATACGAAGGAATGATTGTTGGCGAAAATTCCCGAGATAATGATTTAGCGGTTAATATCGTTAAAGCAAAACAAATGACAAATGTTCGTTCTGCTACTAAAGATCAGACTTCTGTTATCAAAAAACCACGTATTTTAACATTAGAAGAGTCTTTAGAGTTTCTAAATGATGATGAATATTGTGAAGTAACCCCAGAAAGCATTCGTTTGCGTAAACAGATTTTAAATAAAAACGAACGTGAAAAAGCAGCGAAAAAGAAAAAAACTGCAGATAAATAA
- a CDS encoding inositol monophosphatase family protein, translated as MEVMVNEIKSWIYDAGEVIKKSFQTDDLVIDTKSGRTDLVTNLDKATQKFLTQRIMAFDPDAKILGEEDGKDRLEAFSGRVFIIDPIDGTMNFVLEQENFCIMVAVYEDGIGKLGFVYNVMKNEFLWGGRGIGVYCNDEKIEPPKDISLSEGLIGLNHVMYQKDSWHVQKMGEMALGVRMTGCAGYELIGLLMGRRAAYVSRLAPWDYAPGGVLIEELGLRMSNIEGHKLNLVDRELFVAATPKAYENIMEIKG; from the coding sequence ATGGAAGTAATGGTAAATGAAATAAAAAGCTGGATTTATGACGCGGGTGAAGTCATCAAAAAAAGTTTTCAAACAGACGACTTGGTAATTGACACCAAAAGTGGGCGGACAGATTTAGTTACTAACCTTGACAAAGCGACGCAGAAATTTTTGACACAGCGGATTATGGCTTTTGATCCTGATGCAAAAATTTTAGGAGAAGAAGACGGAAAGGATCGTTTGGAAGCTTTTAGCGGTCGTGTATTTATCATAGATCCAATTGACGGGACAATGAATTTTGTCTTAGAGCAAGAAAATTTTTGCATTATGGTAGCCGTTTACGAAGACGGTATTGGAAAATTAGGTTTTGTATATAATGTCATGAAAAATGAATTTTTGTGGGGCGGACGCGGTATCGGCGTGTATTGTAATGATGAAAAAATTGAACCGCCAAAAGATATCTCACTGTCAGAAGGTCTAATTGGTTTGAATCATGTAATGTATCAAAAAGATAGCTGGCATGTGCAAAAGATGGGAGAGATGGCTTTAGGTGTGCGTATGACAGGATGCGCAGGTTATGAGCTAATTGGTCTTTTAATGGGAAGACGAGCAGCTTACGTCTCACGCCTAGCCCCTTGGGACTATGCTCCAGGTGGGGTCTTAATTGAGGAGTTAGGACTCCGTATGTCTAATATAGAAGGTCACAAGCTTAATTTAGTTGATCGTGAGCTTTTTGTTGCTGCGACACCTAAAGCTTATGAAAATATTATGGAAATTAAAGGATAA